A portion of the Patescibacteria group bacterium genome contains these proteins:
- a CDS encoding zinc ribbon domain-containing protein: MAVHIVPFQPGGDVGVQIKQDGSTLIFICPNCQELNTRAANFCIWCGYHLIDPEGQKKVDKTECPECENKTPNLGILCEKCGKSR, encoded by the coding sequence ATGGCAGTGCATATTGTACCTTTCCAGCCCGGAGGCGATGTGGGAGTGCAAATCAAACAAGATGGTTCAACTTTGATTTTTATTTGTCCAAATTGCCAAGAATTAAACACCCGAGCGGCGAATTTTTGCATTTGGTGCGGATACCATCTAATTGATCCGGAGGGTCAAAAAAAAGTTGACAAAACAGAATGTCCTGAGTGTGAGAATAAGACCCCCAACCTGGGTATTTTATGTGAGAAGTGTGGTAAGTCTCGATAG